Proteins from a genomic interval of Denticeps clupeoides chromosome 20, fDenClu1.1, whole genome shotgun sequence:
- the actr3 gene encoding actin-related protein 3, with protein sequence MAGRLPACVVDCGTGYTKLGYAGNTEPQFIIPSCIAIKESAKVGDQAQRRMMKGVDDLDFFIGDEAIDKPTYATKWPIRHGIVEDWDLMERFMEQVIFKYLRAEPEDHYFLLTEPPLNTPENREYTAEIMFESFNVPGLYIAVQAVLALAASWTSRQVGERTLTGTVIDSGDGVTHVIPVAEGYVIGSCIKHIPIAGRDITYFIQQLLREREVGIPPEQSLETAKAVKERFSYVCPDLVKEFNKYDTDGSKWIKQYTGINAISKKEFTIDVGYERFLGPEIFFHPEFANPDFTQPISEVVDEVIQNCPIDVRRPLYKNIVLSGGSTMFRDFGRRLQRDLKRTVDARLKLSEELSGGKLKPKPIDVQVITHHMQRYAVWFGGSMLASTPEFYQVCHTKKDYEEIGPSICRHNPVFGVMS encoded by the exons ATGGCGGGACGGCTGCCGGCGTGCGTGGTCGACTGCGGAACGGG TTATACAAAACTGGGGTATGCAGGTAATACAGAGCCACAGTTCATCATTCCATCAT GTATTGCAATTAAAGAATCAGCCAAGGTTGGGGACCAAGCCCAGCGGAGGATGATGAAGGGTGTTGATGACTTGGATTTTTTCATTGGTGACGAGGCAATAGACAAGCCCACGTATGCCACCAAG TGGCCGATTCGACATGGCATTGTGGAAGACTGGGATCTCATGGAGAGGTTTATGGAGCAGGTCATCTTCAAGTACTTAAGAGCTGAACCTGAAGATCACTATTTCTTACTG ACTGAGCCGCCTTTGAACACCCCTGAGAACCGCGAGTACACAGCAGAAATTATGTTTGAATCTTTCAACGTGCCAGGACTCTATATTGCCGTGCAG GCGGTTCTGGCCTTGGCAGCTTCCTGGACATCCAGGCAGGTTGGAGAGAGGACTTTAACTGGGACAGTGattgacagtggggatggtgtcaCCCATGTAATCCCAGTG GCGGAAGGCTATGTAATCGGTAGCTGCATAAAACACATTCCCATCGCTGGCCGGGACATTACCTACTTCATTCAGCAGCTGCTGAGAGAGCGAGAAGTGGGCATCCCCCCAGAACAGTCCCTGGAGACGGCCAAAGCGGTCAAG gaacgCTTCAGCTACGTTTGTCCAGATTTAGTGAAAGAGTTCAACAAATACGACACAGATGGGTCAAAATGGATCAAGCAATACACAGGAATCAATGCCATAAGCAAGAAAGAATTCACCATTGATGTGGGGTACGAACGGTTCCTTGGCCCAGAGATCTTCTTCCATCCAGAG TTTGCCAATCCGGACTTCACACAGCCCATCTCAGAAGTTGTGGATGAGGTCATTCAGAACTGCCCCATTGATGTGAGGCGTCCACTTTATAAG AACATTGTTCTTTCCGGTGGATCTACAATGTTCAGGGACTTTGGCAGACGGCTGCAGCGAGATCTGAAGAGGACAGTGGACGCTCGACTCAAACTCAGCGAGGAACTGAGTGGAGGGAAGCTGAAG CCTAAACCAATTGATGTGCAAGTCATAACTCATCACATGCAGAGATACGCCGTGTGGTTTGGAGGATCAATGTTGGCATCAACT CCGGAATTCTACCAGGTTTGCCACACCAAGAAGGACTACGAGGAGATTGGGCCCAGCATTTGCCGTCACAACCCAGTGTTTGGCGTAATGTCTTGA